A genomic stretch from Amycolatopsis sp. 195334CR includes:
- a CDS encoding YbaB/EbfC family nucleoid-associated protein, translating to MARPTIDLAARRRDYARLHDISRRIADIEATADSSDGLVSATVVGRGELSELHLDPRLYRTMDSTALAASIVDTIKDAVEQSRRQLFEITRDYLPPGAKFETTDVHTDAFMHQLDQEIEGAK from the coding sequence ATGGCACGGCCCACGATCGACCTGGCCGCACGAAGGCGAGATTACGCTCGACTGCACGACATCAGCAGGAGAATCGCCGATATCGAGGCGACCGCCGACTCCTCCGACGGCCTGGTCAGCGCGACGGTTGTCGGCCGTGGCGAGTTGAGCGAGCTGCACCTCGACCCGCGGCTCTACCGGACAATGGATTCGACGGCGCTTGCCGCGTCCATTGTGGACACTATCAAGGACGCCGTCGAGCAGTCTCGGCGGCAGCTGTTCGAGATCACCCGGGACTACCTGCCACCGGGCGCGAAGTTCGAGACCACCGACGTGCACACCGACGCGTTCATGCACCAGCTCGACCAGGAAATCGAGGGAGCGAAGTGA
- a CDS encoding NPCBM/NEW2 domain-containing protein — MLITHNLGVVAEVADRVVVMRHGEVVERATTADLLARPASEVFGTPRANTTGKKGGFRPYCCHRRPPSLALECPMSVPSRPWLGRRLPALLAAICLAAGVPVLASVPAHAAPDLALTPPMGFNNKFVTGCGSGLNEETILGIADTMVGTGLRDAGYQFVNIDDCWALPQRNADGELVPDPVRFPRGVKALADDLHARGLKFGLYGGAGTKTCATPGIPGSLGHEEQDAKLFAAWGIDYLKYDNCNNQGIDAKQRYSAMADALRGTGRPIVFAICEWGITKPWNWATGIGHSWRTMIDMNDSWSRLLTVLKQNMGLAGHAGPGGWNDPDLLMAGNGGMSATEYRSQFTLWATMAAPLLISTDLRKADPQTLDLLRNPDVIAVNQDPLGIQGAPIRSQDGTHVFVKPLANGDRAVVLFNETDTARRISTSAAEAGLAQATGYRLRDLWTHQDAHTAGAISATVPPHATRMYRIGADRHWYKYPPATDAATDPDSAYPGALPVLAGGAATTVTTTLTNSGTLPAGAVTADLGAPAGWPVRPASAATKPVLAGGKQFGTQWEVSVPAGTAPGTYALTGNYTYSVPHEPKPVTASHTLEVTVAATPAAGTSFLSDANWVRASNGWGPVEKDRANGEQFAGDGEPITLGGVAYAKGLGTHAPASIEYFTGGACTSFSALAGLHDGKPGTVAFRLWTDGTLAYDSGVRTTADPPLPIAADVTSAQFVRLEVTDGGDGTGDDHADWANPTITCE; from the coding sequence GTGCTGATCACCCACAACCTCGGCGTGGTCGCCGAAGTCGCCGATCGGGTCGTGGTGATGCGGCACGGCGAAGTGGTCGAACGCGCCACGACGGCCGACCTGCTCGCCCGGCCCGCGAGCGAGGTGTTCGGCACTCCGCGCGCCAACACCACGGGAAAAAAGGGCGGCTTTAGACCGTACTGCTGTCATCGGCGTCCTCCGTCCCTCGCCCTGGAGTGTCCGATGTCTGTTCCGTCCCGTCCGTGGCTCGGCCGCCGGTTGCCGGCGTTGCTCGCCGCGATCTGCCTGGCCGCGGGGGTGCCCGTACTCGCGTCGGTTCCGGCGCACGCGGCGCCTGACCTGGCGCTGACCCCGCCGATGGGTTTCAACAACAAGTTCGTCACCGGTTGCGGGTCGGGCCTGAACGAGGAGACGATCCTCGGCATCGCCGACACGATGGTCGGTACCGGCCTGCGGGACGCCGGGTACCAGTTTGTCAACATCGACGACTGCTGGGCACTGCCGCAGCGCAACGCCGACGGCGAGCTGGTCCCGGATCCGGTGCGCTTTCCCCGCGGGGTCAAGGCACTGGCCGACGACCTGCACGCCCGCGGCCTGAAATTCGGGCTGTACGGCGGTGCCGGCACGAAAACCTGTGCCACACCGGGGATTCCCGGCAGCCTCGGGCACGAGGAGCAGGACGCGAAGCTGTTCGCCGCCTGGGGGATCGACTACCTCAAGTACGACAACTGCAACAACCAGGGCATCGACGCGAAGCAGCGCTACTCCGCCATGGCCGACGCGCTGCGGGGCACCGGGCGGCCCATCGTGTTCGCGATCTGCGAGTGGGGCATCACCAAGCCGTGGAACTGGGCCACCGGCATCGGCCACTCGTGGCGCACGATGATCGACATGAACGACTCCTGGAGCCGGTTGCTGACCGTGCTCAAGCAGAACATGGGGCTGGCCGGGCACGCCGGGCCCGGGGGCTGGAACGACCCGGATCTGCTGATGGCGGGCAACGGCGGCATGTCCGCGACCGAATACCGCTCCCAGTTCACCCTGTGGGCGACCATGGCGGCGCCGCTGCTGATCAGCACCGACCTGCGCAAAGCCGACCCGCAGACCCTCGATCTGCTGCGCAATCCCGATGTCATCGCGGTGAACCAGGACCCGCTCGGGATCCAGGGTGCGCCGATCCGGTCGCAGGACGGCACGCACGTGTTCGTCAAACCGCTGGCGAACGGGGACCGGGCGGTGGTGCTGTTCAACGAGACCGACACCGCCCGCCGGATCAGCACCTCCGCCGCCGAGGCCGGGCTGGCGCAGGCCACCGGCTACCGGCTGCGGGACCTGTGGACCCACCAGGACGCGCACACCGCCGGTGCGATCAGCGCGACCGTTCCGCCGCACGCGACGAGGATGTACCGCATCGGCGCCGACCGGCACTGGTACAAGTACCCGCCGGCGACCGATGCCGCCACCGATCCGGACTCGGCCTACCCGGGAGCGCTACCGGTACTCGCCGGCGGTGCCGCCACCACGGTCACCACCACGCTGACGAACTCGGGAACCCTGCCGGCCGGGGCGGTCACGGCGGACCTCGGCGCACCGGCGGGCTGGCCGGTCCGGCCCGCGTCCGCGGCGACCAAACCGGTGCTCGCGGGCGGGAAGCAGTTCGGCACCCAATGGGAGGTCTCGGTACCGGCGGGCACGGCACCCGGAACGTACGCGCTGACGGGGAACTACACGTACTCCGTTCCCCACGAGCCGAAACCCGTCACCGCCTCGCACACCCTCGAGGTGACGGTCGCGGCGACCCCGGCGGCGGGCACCAGTTTCCTCAGCGACGCGAACTGGGTGCGGGCGTCGAACGGCTGGGGCCCGGTGGAGAAGGATCGCGCCAACGGTGAGCAGTTCGCCGGTGACGGCGAGCCGATCACGCTCGGCGGGGTCGCCTACGCGAAGGGACTCGGCACGCACGCCCCCGCCTCGATCGAGTACTTCACCGGCGGGGCCTGCACGTCGTTCAGCGCACTGGCGGGCCTGCACGACGGCAAACCCGGCACCGTGGCCTTCCGCCTCTGGACCGACGGCACCCTGGCCTACGACAGCGGCGTACGCACCACGGCCGACCCGCCACTGCCGATCGCGGCCGACGTGACCAGCGCGCAGTTCGTCCGCCTCGAAGTCACCGACGGCGGCGACGGCACCGGCGACGACCACGCCGACTGGGCGAACCCCACCATCACCTGCGAGTGA
- a CDS encoding sigma factor-like helix-turn-helix DNA-binding protein — MPCAAHHDPYEDPERSAELADSVSMAALVLLERLSPLERAVLVLREVFGFSFPEIASAVRRSEAACRQLAVRARRHMKNGRARFETDRREREQLAADVQVIGDSGGKAPLWGKGVFGAENVARMLGAFVVPFSRIGGVVEPQEVNGQPGAVFRDRDGRVVNTLALDILDGRIQTIRAVINPDKLQHLGAVADAWAVVRATNQARRSAG, encoded by the coding sequence ATGCCGTGCGCGGCTCATCACGACCCGTATGAGGACCCGGAGCGGTCGGCGGAACTGGCCGACTCGGTGTCGATGGCCGCACTGGTGCTGCTGGAACGGCTCAGCCCGCTGGAACGCGCGGTTTTGGTCCTGCGGGAGGTGTTCGGGTTCAGCTTCCCCGAGATCGCGTCGGCCGTGCGGCGCTCGGAGGCGGCATGCCGCCAGCTCGCGGTGCGGGCGCGCCGTCACATGAAGAACGGGCGCGCCCGGTTCGAGACCGACCGCCGGGAACGAGAACAGCTCGCCGCCGACGTGCAGGTGATCGGCGACAGCGGCGGCAAGGCGCCGCTGTGGGGCAAGGGCGTGTTCGGCGCGGAGAACGTGGCGCGGATGCTGGGGGCGTTCGTCGTGCCGTTCAGCCGGATCGGCGGCGTCGTGGAGCCGCAGGAGGTGAACGGCCAGCCGGGCGCGGTCTTCCGCGACCGGGACGGCAGGGTCGTCAACACCCTGGCACTGGACATCCTCGACGGGCGGATCCAGACGATCCGCGCGGTGATCAACCCCGACAAGCTGCAGCACCTCGGCGCGGTCGCGGACGCCTGGGCGGTGGTGCGCGCCACCAACCAAGCTCGCCGGAGCGCGGGCTGA
- a CDS encoding ABATE domain-containing protein, giving the protein MEWIFDGGRPCLDLVNTRRDRHLGGRELLTSPAELGEWLVAAGHLEHRPRVTAEQLALALRLREAVDRLTRGGTRPADVRLVNEVAVGAPVPQLRIDADGPRCAHRSTGGPVAAALGKLAADAIDVVVGGELVRICASDRCGLRFLDASPRHNRQWCSMARCGNRAKARAHYARRKPT; this is encoded by the coding sequence ATGGAGTGGATCTTCGACGGCGGGCGGCCCTGCTTGGACCTGGTCAACACCCGGCGTGACCGGCACCTCGGCGGGCGTGAACTGCTGACCTCGCCGGCCGAGCTGGGGGAGTGGCTGGTGGCCGCCGGGCACCTGGAGCACCGGCCGCGCGTGACGGCCGAGCAGCTGGCGCTCGCGCTGCGGTTGCGCGAGGCCGTCGACCGGCTCACCCGCGGCGGTACGCGCCCCGCCGACGTGCGGCTGGTCAACGAGGTCGCGGTCGGCGCGCCGGTGCCGCAACTGCGGATCGACGCCGACGGCCCGCGGTGCGCCCACCGCTCCACCGGCGGCCCGGTCGCCGCGGCGCTCGGCAAGCTGGCCGCCGACGCGATCGACGTGGTGGTGGGGGGTGAGCTGGTCCGGATCTGCGCGTCGGACCGGTGTGGGCTGCGTTTCCTCGACGCGTCGCCGCGGCACAACCGGCAGTGGTGCTCGATGGCCCGCTGTGGCAACCGGGCCAAGGCGCGGGCGCACTACGCGCGTCGCAAGCCCACCTGA
- a CDS encoding ABC transporter permease — protein MTGLAIRQLRFGAAVIIVFTAAMSALVAAQYRTTFAGALDNGALRALAANPAIRTLFGDPVALDDPGGFTVWRTGTPIGVLVGVWAALTATRLTRGDEDAGRFDLLLSGRITARGLLTRRLAVLAAAVTLSGIGISVALLITGTAPASALLHGGGVAALGLAFAALGVLAAQLLPSRSPATGAAVGVLGAALLARMVTDGLDAPAWVRWLSPFGLFGQLQPYAANRVLPLVALIALAAVLAAVALLVAGRRDLHGAPWALDARRRPRTRLLHSLTGFALRRALRPWIGWLLGVTAYFGLIGLLTISITEFLTGNPRFRELAATAGFGLDSPAAFAATMFSLLAIPAGVYAAVRTGAFAEDETSRRAALLFALPFSRRKLLGTELAVTTAGTLLLTAGAGLALWVGATAAGAQLSFTGAIGGAFNVAPVALLSLGAAVAGLGWLPRAAVALGALPPVGGFFFQVVAQSAGAPDWVLSLSPFTHIAAVPQALPDWPGLAGLLIAAAVLTALGVFGYGRRDLAV, from the coding sequence ATGACCGGCCTGGCCATCCGGCAGCTCCGCTTCGGCGCCGCCGTGATCATCGTGTTCACCGCGGCGATGTCGGCCCTGGTCGCCGCGCAGTACCGGACGACCTTCGCCGGAGCGCTCGACAACGGCGCGCTGCGGGCGCTCGCCGCCAACCCGGCCATCCGCACCCTATTCGGCGACCCGGTCGCGCTCGACGACCCCGGCGGCTTCACCGTGTGGCGCACCGGAACCCCGATCGGCGTGCTGGTCGGGGTCTGGGCCGCGCTCACCGCCACCCGGCTGACCCGCGGCGACGAGGACGCCGGGCGCTTCGACCTGCTGCTGTCCGGCCGGATCACCGCGCGTGGCCTGCTCACCCGCCGCCTCGCCGTGCTCGCCGCGGCCGTGACGCTGTCCGGGATCGGCATCAGCGTCGCACTGCTGATCACCGGCACCGCCCCGGCGAGCGCGCTGCTCCACGGCGGTGGTGTCGCCGCACTCGGCCTCGCGTTCGCCGCACTCGGTGTGCTTGCCGCGCAACTGCTGCCGTCACGGTCCCCGGCCACCGGTGCCGCGGTGGGCGTGCTGGGCGCGGCCCTGCTCGCGAGGATGGTCACCGACGGGCTCGACGCACCGGCCTGGGTGCGTTGGCTCAGCCCGTTCGGGTTGTTCGGCCAACTCCAGCCCTATGCCGCCAACCGCGTCCTGCCGTTGGTGGCGCTGATCGCGCTGGCGGCGGTGCTCGCCGCGGTCGCGCTCCTCGTCGCCGGACGCCGCGACCTGCACGGCGCACCCTGGGCCCTTGACGCCCGCCGCCGCCCGCGCACCCGCCTGCTGCACTCCCTCACCGGCTTCGCGCTGCGCCGCGCCCTGCGGCCGTGGATCGGCTGGCTGCTCGGCGTCACCGCCTACTTCGGCCTCATCGGATTGCTGACCATCTCCATCACCGAATTCCTCACCGGCAACCCCCGCTTCCGCGAACTCGCCGCCACCGCGGGATTCGGCCTGGACTCCCCCGCCGCCTTCGCCGCGACGATGTTCAGCCTGCTCGCCATCCCCGCCGGCGTCTACGCCGCGGTACGCACCGGCGCCTTCGCCGAGGACGAAACCAGCAGGCGCGCGGCACTTCTGTTCGCCCTGCCGTTCTCCCGCCGAAAACTGCTCGGCACCGAACTCGCCGTCACCACCGCCGGAACGCTGCTGCTGACCGCCGGTGCCGGACTCGCCCTGTGGGTGGGTGCCACCGCCGCCGGAGCCCAGCTCAGTTTCACCGGTGCCATCGGTGGTGCGTTCAACGTCGCGCCGGTCGCGCTGCTCTCGCTGGGTGCCGCCGTGGCCGGGCTCGGCTGGCTCCCCCGCGCGGCCGTGGCCCTCGGCGCCCTTCCCCCCGTCGGCGGCTTCTTCTTCCAGGTCGTCGCCCAGAGCGCTGGGGCGCCGGACTGGGTGCTTTCCCTCTCTCCCTTCACTCACATCGCCGCCGTTCCGCAAGCCTTACCCGACTGGCCCGGCCTGGCCGGACTGCTGATCGCCGCCGCCGTTCTCACCGCACTCGGCGTGTTCGGCTACGGTCGGCGCGATCTGGCGGTATGA
- a CDS encoding alpha/beta fold hydrolase: protein MESRMATVNGIRTHYRLAGDGPPVVLLHGWPQTSYCWHKVFGELAEHHTVIAPDLRGYGLTDKPRTGFDKRTMAADVSALVRHLGFPRVSVVGHDRGGRVAHRWALDRPDEVAKLAVLDIIPTREMWRRIDARTARGYWHWLFHLQPDLPELLAGPNIAAYLGYFFERWTYQRQGLDAADEYVRAFSAPGALRTGFDDYRASFPDDDEHDEADAGRKLTMPVLAMWGEAGLLGTLPALDIWRDYAEDVTGAGITECGHFLAEEQPAVVAARLLEFLR, encoded by the coding sequence ATGGAGTCACGGATGGCCACGGTGAACGGGATTCGGACGCACTACCGGCTGGCCGGGGACGGCCCGCCGGTGGTACTGCTGCACGGCTGGCCGCAGACCTCCTACTGCTGGCACAAGGTCTTCGGGGAGCTGGCCGAGCACCACACCGTCATCGCGCCCGACCTGCGCGGCTACGGGCTGACCGACAAGCCCCGCACCGGCTTCGACAAGCGGACCATGGCCGCCGACGTCTCGGCACTGGTGCGCCACCTGGGTTTCCCGCGGGTCAGCGTGGTCGGGCACGACCGCGGCGGCCGCGTCGCGCACCGGTGGGCGCTCGACCGCCCGGACGAGGTGGCCAAGCTCGCCGTCCTGGACATCATCCCGACCAGGGAGATGTGGCGGCGGATCGACGCCCGCACCGCGCGGGGCTACTGGCACTGGCTGTTCCACCTGCAGCCGGACCTGCCGGAACTGCTGGCCGGGCCGAACATCGCCGCCTATCTCGGCTACTTCTTCGAACGCTGGACCTACCAGCGCCAGGGCCTCGACGCCGCCGACGAGTACGTCCGCGCGTTCTCCGCGCCCGGCGCGCTACGGACCGGATTCGACGACTACCGCGCGTCCTTCCCGGACGACGACGAGCACGACGAAGCCGACGCCGGCCGCAAGCTGACCATGCCCGTGCTGGCGATGTGGGGCGAGGCCGGGCTGCTCGGCACGCTGCCCGCACTGGACATCTGGCGCGACTACGCCGAGGACGTGACCGGTGCCGGAATCACCGAATGCGGCCACTTCCTGGCCGAGGAACAACCCGCCGTGGTCGCCGCGCGGCTGCTGGAGTTCCTGCGGTAG
- a CDS encoding ABC transporter ATP-binding protein, which yields MADAIRARGLSKRFGSTTAVHELDLSVPAGEVFGFLGPNGAGKSTTIRLLLGLIRPSAGTAEIFGDPAADVRRAHRHLAHVPADVTLWPSLTGEEILTLLGRVGPPPDIAYRAELVERFELDPGKRAKAYSTGNRQKVALVAAFASRAPLLVLDEPTSGLDPLMEREFQRCVHDARERGQTVFLSSHLLAEVEAVCDRVGILRAGELVEVAGIPELRRLRRTEVEVAYTGVAPDLTGIPEISGIERFDRGRLRFSLSGPPAATLRALNEATVTGISMREPSLAEIFLDYYGEPVR from the coding sequence ATGGCTGACGCCATCCGCGCCCGAGGGCTGAGCAAGCGCTTCGGGTCCACCACCGCCGTCCACGAGCTGGACCTGTCCGTGCCCGCCGGGGAGGTTTTCGGGTTCCTCGGGCCGAACGGCGCGGGCAAATCGACCACCATCCGGCTGCTGCTCGGGCTGATCCGCCCGTCCGCGGGCACCGCCGAGATCTTCGGCGACCCGGCCGCCGACGTCCGGCGGGCGCACCGCCACCTCGCCCACGTCCCGGCCGACGTCACCCTGTGGCCGTCGCTGACCGGCGAGGAGATCCTCACCCTGCTCGGCCGGGTCGGGCCACCGCCGGACATCGCCTACCGCGCCGAGCTGGTCGAGCGCTTCGAACTCGACCCCGGCAAGCGCGCCAAGGCCTATTCCACCGGCAACCGGCAGAAGGTCGCGCTGGTCGCGGCCTTCGCCAGCCGGGCGCCGCTGCTGGTGCTCGACGAACCCACCAGCGGACTGGACCCGCTGATGGAACGGGAGTTCCAGCGCTGCGTGCACGACGCCCGCGAACGCGGCCAGACCGTGTTCCTCAGCTCCCACCTGCTCGCCGAGGTCGAAGCCGTGTGCGATCGCGTCGGCATCCTGCGCGCGGGCGAGCTGGTCGAGGTCGCCGGCATCCCCGAACTGCGCCGGCTGCGCCGCACCGAGGTCGAAGTCGCCTACACCGGTGTGGCACCGGACCTGACCGGGATCCCGGAAATCAGCGGCATCGAGCGGTTCGACCGCGGGCGGCTGCGGTTCTCCCTCAGCGGGCCGCCGGCGGCAACCCTGCGAGCGCTGAACGAAGCCACGGTGACCGGGATCAGCATGCGCGAGCCCAGCCTCGCCGAGATCTTCCTCGACTACTACGGCGAGCCGGTCCGATGA
- a CDS encoding erythromycin esterase family protein, whose amino-acid sequence MADGLADWIHTNGHAVEAFDLDAPLDDLAPLVEIVGSARVVGLGESSHHVREFYQVRHRILRFLVERCGFTVFAVEAPFTGGHLLDEWLDGGAGAVEDVTAEAIALRLGDVPELHDALRWLRARRGGGAPIRYAGVDLPGSLGSPLPALDAIAAYVEAGDPAALPILERARDLVGRFHDPEPMKVVFGYPSVDQAERDALTAALAELAARMQRLAHRGTGEHAVATHHLRGAWLLDQLHRAMATEGIEVASTFRDLYLAETVLHLLARDPGARIVLAAHNWHLKKAPEPFGNGELFPAGYHLAAELGDDYRAIGVSTRGGRTAVASGDFTDTSAFPFREAPLPPLEDTAVEAAFPASAPWTLADLRAAREVTDAQRYRRMRMADYFCDQPAFDCFDAIACVTETNGTTLTRSG is encoded by the coding sequence ATGGCGGACGGCCTGGCCGACTGGATCCACACCAACGGACACGCCGTCGAGGCGTTCGACCTCGACGCGCCGCTCGACGACCTGGCCCCGCTGGTGGAGATCGTCGGTTCGGCGCGGGTGGTCGGGCTGGGCGAGAGCTCCCACCACGTCCGCGAATTCTACCAGGTGCGCCACCGGATCCTGCGGTTCCTCGTCGAGCGGTGCGGGTTCACCGTGTTCGCCGTCGAGGCGCCGTTCACCGGCGGCCACCTGCTGGACGAGTGGCTCGATGGCGGTGCCGGGGCGGTCGAGGACGTCACCGCCGAGGCGATCGCCCTGCGCCTCGGCGACGTGCCGGAACTGCACGACGCCCTCCGCTGGCTGCGCGCCCGGCGCGGCGGCGGCGCGCCGATCCGGTACGCCGGGGTCGACCTGCCCGGTTCGCTGGGCTCACCGCTGCCCGCGCTCGACGCGATCGCGGCCTACGTCGAGGCCGGCGATCCGGCGGCCCTGCCCATCCTGGAACGGGCCCGCGACCTGGTCGGGCGCTTCCACGACCCCGAACCGATGAAGGTCGTGTTCGGCTACCCGTCGGTGGACCAGGCCGAGCGGGACGCGCTCACCGCGGCACTGGCCGAACTGGCCGCCCGGATGCAACGACTGGCACACCGCGGAACGGGCGAGCACGCCGTGGCCACGCACCACCTGCGCGGGGCGTGGCTGCTCGACCAGTTGCACCGCGCGATGGCCACCGAGGGAATCGAGGTCGCTTCCACCTTCCGCGACCTCTACCTGGCCGAGACCGTCCTGCACCTGCTCGCACGGGACCCCGGCGCCCGGATCGTCCTGGCCGCGCACAACTGGCACCTCAAGAAAGCACCGGAACCCTTCGGCAACGGCGAGTTGTTCCCCGCCGGCTACCACCTCGCCGCCGAACTCGGCGATGACTACCGCGCCATCGGCGTGAGCACGCGCGGGGGCCGCACCGCGGTCGCCAGCGGCGACTTCACCGACACCAGCGCCTTCCCTTTCCGTGAAGCGCCGCTGCCTCCGCTGGAGGACACGGCCGTCGAAGCCGCCTTCCCGGCCTCCGCGCCCTGGACGCTCGCCGACCTACGCGCCGCCCGCGAAGTCACCGACGCCCAGCGCTACAGGCGGATGCGCATGGCGGACTACTTCTGCGACCAGCCCGCGTTCGACTGCTTCGACGCCATCGCCTGCGTCACCGAAACCAACGGGACAACCCTCACCCGCAGCGGGTGA